One region of Pogona vitticeps strain Pit_001003342236 chromosome 1, PviZW2.1, whole genome shotgun sequence genomic DNA includes:
- the INSM2 gene encoding insulinoma-associated protein 2: MPRGFLVKRSRRPGSCYRVRPAGGLPAPRLEEAPHAPAAPLPAMAGPPPPQEEEEEQEQEQEQQLPQPESPLAAVWSAGTADGAASAERESKRCIRSPASAESFPLGPALAVAENLPLLPRTPLPLPVSVPLPLPAAPLCPAAALKRPPRPKAPPAKKPKAVRKLSFADEVTTSPVLGLRIKAAAEGGSEGPRGSRPTLLGEFVCQLCKEPYADPLALAQHRCSRIVRVEYRCPECHKIFSCPANLASHRRWHKPRPPASAGPAQDKENSRGGEAGHDQHHGAADSSCCRDPPPAARASQLCAASLAGSVADRPGLGAPPGELFLCPYCHKTFRRQAYLRKHLGTHQGPGGGHTSAAYRGSPSPPPPPQPPSQQITFPCHLCGAHFPSADIRDKHRLWHAVREELLLPLGPPEGSAAHGEQQIFSCKHCPSTFFSSPGLTRHINKCHPSDNRQILLLQMPLRPGC; this comes from the coding sequence ATGCCGCGGGGGTTCCTAGTGAAGCGGAGCAGGAGACCGGGGAGCTGCTACCGGGTGCGCCCCGCGGGCGGGCTCCCCGCACCCCGCCTCGAGGAGGCGCCTCACGCTCCAGCAGCGCCTTTGCCGGCGATGGCCGGGCCGCCGCCTccgcaagaggaggaggaggaacaggagcaggagcaggagcagcagctgccCCAGCCGGAGTCTCCGCTGGCCGCCGTCTGGAGCGCGGGAACCGCAGACGGCGCCGCCTCCGCGGAAAGAGAGTCCAAGCGCTGCATCCGCTCTCCCGCGTCGGCCGAGTCCTTCCCGCTGGGGCCTGCCTTGGCGGTGGCGGAAAACCTGCCCCTGCTCCCGCGCACGCCCCTGCCCTTGCCCGTGTCCGTGCCGCTCCCCCTGCCTGCGGCGCCGCTTTGCCCCGCCGCCGCGCTCAAGCGGCCACCCCGACCCAAAGCTCCGCCGGCGAAGAAACCCAAGGCCGTGCGCAAGCTGAGCTTCGCCGACGAGGTGACCACGTCGCCGGTGCTGGGCCTGCGGATCAAGGCGGCGGCCGAAGGGGGCTCCGAGGGGCCACGCGGCTCCCGCCCGACCTTGCTAGGCGAGTTCGTCTGCCAGCTGTGCAAGGAGCCCTACGCCGACCCGCTGGCTCTCGCCCAGCACCGTTGCTCCCGGATCGTGCGCGTCGAGTACCGCTGCCCGGAGTGCCACAAGATCTTCAGCTGCCCGGCCAACCTGGCCTCTCACCGCCGCTGGCACAAGCCGCGCCCGCCCGCCTCGGCCGGCCCCGCCCAGGACAAAGAGAACAGCCGCGGAGGAGAGGCCGGCCACGATCAGCACCACGGCGCGGCGGACAGCTCCTGCTGCCGGGACCCGCCGCCGGCCGCCCGCGCCTCCCAGCTCTGCGCCGCCAGCCTAGCCGGCAGCGTCGCCGACCGCCCCGGCCTGGGAGCCCCGCCCGGCGAGCTCTTCCTCTGCCCCTATTGCCACAAGACGTTCCGGCGCCAGGCGTACCTGCGCAAGCACCTGGGCACCCACCAGGGGCCGGGGGGCGGCCACACCAGCGCCGCTTACCGCGGCAGCCCctcgccaccgccgccgcctcagCCGCCTTCACAGCAGATCACTTTTCCCTGCCACTTGTGCGGGGCTCATTTTCCCTCGGCGGACATCAGGGACAAGCACCGGCTATGGCATGCCGTGCGGGAAGAGCTGCTCCTGCCCCTGgggccgcccgaaggcagcgccgcccacgGGGAGCAGCAGATCTTTTCCTGCAAGCATTGCCCCTCGACCTTCTTCAGCTCGCCCGGCCTCACTCGGCACATCAACAAGTGTCACCCCTCGGATAACAGGCAGATCCTTCTGTTGCAGATGCCACTCAGGCCAGGCTGCTAA